One segment of Echeneis naucrates chromosome 15, fEcheNa1.1, whole genome shotgun sequence DNA contains the following:
- the kif11 gene encoding kinesin-like protein KIF11 isoform X2 codes for MASHNTSGAKREEKGRNIQVVVRCRPFNTMERKSSYGVIDCDQSRREVVVKTGGINDKASRKTYTFDMVFGPAAKQIDVYRSVVCPILDEVIMGYNCTVFAYGQTGTGKTFTMEGERSPDEQFTWEEDPLAGIIPRTLHQIFEKLSENGTEFSVKVSLLEIYNEELFDLLSPSEDVSERLQLFDDPRNKRGVVVKGLEEVTVHNKDEVYQILERGAAKRRTASTLMNAYSSRSHSVFSVTIHMKEITLDGEELVKIGKLNLVDLAGSENIGRSGAVDKRAREAGNINQSLLTLGRVITALVEKRPHVPYRESKLTRILQDSLGGRTKTSIIATVSPSSSNLEETLSTLEYASRAKNIMNKPEVNQKLTKRTLIKEYTEEIERLKRDLAATRDKNGVYLSSENYEGMMGQITAHEEQIAEYTDRIAAIEEELKKVTELFADSKTRLEQCTVDLNDKQQRLAETSRNLQQTKEKLNQEEFICSALTSAQESLYNTAGQLLNTVDSSTSDVSGLHDKLDRKKKVEKHNKQIQQSYSQRMEGMLDNMQRCVQEHGTKHRDMLSGYSQAIDGLLGMNDGALKGALMTIESFVGGIGQLVAEGVSRCQQRVLQQETLCLQDKGKLQQLLEEHQQDMEEILNVQTLKGLSAIKELNDTLVTSLEMQRALANKVEAMKEMGVFFSSQVQELARLREASMEGLSTLQAERDQLANEIKQAKERHQARMTQTIQFLKDQLTLSTMETQRDYTDLHSASTTVQKPLQSLQENFSSGCRVVESQVSTQADLLSSTSSSLASSLRLSADESSQTLKEMTDCCSHLHRCVSDLVERDLQWSFRAREHTETQTHELLSVMKRCSTQAQNLQQSVETHCTDQLCKAKEELSCQQKALKQALTAVQNQILDQTVLDQQESEMQDHMERSRKLLNRFLQDELQQDVPTGTTPQRREFVYPRQLVKSRTRIELLEILRGQEKQEEEEEEEDEDKHSQVDHDSLEEELSMCKESIATEPSFIDENLVFNENKRVPFFKKKGSKKETKIPTRQKGLENENASTPQESRLPLRSQN; via the exons ATGGCTTCACACAACACAAGTGGAGCGAAACGGGAGGAGAAAGGCAGGAACATCCAGGTCGTTGTCAGATGCAG ACCTTTTAACACAATGGAGAGGAAGTCATCTTATGGCGTCATTGACTGTGATCAGAGCAGAAGAGAGGTGGTTGTGAAGACGGGAGGGATCAACGACAAGGCATCACGGAAGACCTACACTTTTGACATG GTTTTTGGTCCAGCTGCTAAGCAGATCGATGTGTACAGGAGCGTAGTTTGTCCCATTCTGGATGAGGTCATTATGGGATACAACTGTACTGTGTTTGC CTATGGTCAGACTGGAACAGGTAAGACCTTCAccatggagggagagaggagccCTGATGAGCAGTTCACCTGGGAGGAG GACCCTCTGGCAGGCATCATCCCTAGAACACTGCACCAGATCTTTGAGAAGCTCTCTGAAAATGGAACTGAGTTCTCAGTTAAAGTCTCCCTGCTGGAGATCTACAACGAGGAGCTGTTTGACTTGCTCAGCCCCAGTGAGGACGTCAGTGAGCGGTTGCAACTATTTGATGACCCCCGTAACAAG cgGGGCGTGGTGGTAAAGGGTCTGGAGGAGGTGACAGTTCACAACAAAGATGAGGTGTATCAGATCCTAGAGAGAGGGGCAGCCAAGAGGAGGACAGCTTCCACCCTCATGAACGCCTACTCCAG TCGCTCCCACTCTGTGTTCTCGGTCACCATCCACATGAAGGAGATCACTCTGGATGGAGAGGAGCTGGTGAAGATTGGCAAACTCAATCTG GTGGATCTTGCTGGCAGTGAGAACATTGGACGTTCAGGTGCAGTGGACAAGCGAGCTCGTGAGGCAGGAAATATCAACCAGTCTTTGCTGACGTTGGGCAGAGTCATCACGGCTCTGGTGGAGAAGAGGCCACATGTCCCATACAG AGAGTCCAAGCTGACCAGGATCTTGCAGGATTCACTGGGAGGACGTACAAAAACGTCCATAATTGCCACTGTGTCGCCATCGTCCAGCAACTTGGAA gAGACTCTGAGCACGCTAGAATATGCGAGCAGAGCCAAGAACATCATGAACAAACCTGAGGTCAACCAGAAACTCACCAAGAGGACGCTAATCAAG GAATACACAGAGGAGATTGAGCGTCTGAAGAGAGACCTGGCTGCCACAAGGGATAAGAATGGAGTTTACCTGTCTTCAGAAAACTATGA GGGTATGATGGGCCAGATCACTGCTCATGAGGAACAGATAGCAGAGTACACAGACCGGATTGCTGCCatagaggaggagctgaagaag GTGACAGAGCTGTTTGCGGACAGTAAAACCAGACTGGAGCAGTGCACTGTCGACCTGAATGACAAGCAGCAGAG gctagCGGAGACTAGCCGAAACCTGCAGCAGACCAAAGAGAAGCTGAACCAGGAGGAGTTTATTTGCTCAGCGCTCACCTCAGCCCAGGAAAGCCTCTACAACACAGCTGGGCAG CTGCTGAACACAGTTGATTCCAGCACCAGTGATGTGTCGGGTCTCCATGATAAGttggacaggaagaagaag GTGGAGAAGCACAACAAGCAGATCCAGCAGAGTTATTCTCAGCGTATGGAGGGAATGCTTGATAACATGCAGCGCTGTGTTCAGGAGCATGGGACCAAACACCGTGACATGCTGAGCGGCTACTCGCAGGCTATCG ATGGTTTGCTTGGTATGAACGACGGGGCCCTGAAGGGAGCTCTGATGACTATAGAGTCCTTTGTGGGCGGAATTGGGCAATTGGTGGCTGAGGGTGTATCTCGATGTCAGCAGAgagtgctgcagcaggagaccCTGTGTTTACAAGACAAGGGGAAACTGCAGCAGCTACTG gaAGAGCATCAGCAGGACATGGAGGAGATCTTAAATGTTCAGACTCTGAAGGGTTTATCAGCCATCAAGGAGCTCAATGACACTCTGGTGACTTCATTAGAGATGCAGCGAGCTCTGGCCAACAAG GTGGAGGCCATGAAGGAGATGGGTGTGTTTTTCAGCAGCCAGGTTCAGGAGCTGGCACGGCTGCGGGAGGCCTCCATGGAAGGTTTGAGCACCCTGCAAGCTGAACGTGACCAACTGGCAAATGAGATCAAACAGGCAAAGGAGAGACACCAGGCG CGTATGACACAGACCATCCAGTTCCTTAAGGACCAGCTCACCCTGTCGACCATGGAGACCCAGAGGGACTACACTGATCTGCACTCAGCTTCCACAACTGTACAGAAACCTCTCCAGAGCCTCCAGGAGAACTTCAGCAG TGGTTGCAGGGTAGTCGAGAGCCAGGTCTCAACCCAGGCAGAccttctctcctccacctcctcttccctcGCCTCTTCGCTGCGCCTAAGTGCTGACGAAAGCAGCCAGACACTGAAGGAGATGACAGACTGCTGCTCTCACCTCCACCGCTGTGTGTCTG ATCTGGTGGAACGTGACCTCCAGTGGAGCTTCAGAGCCAGGGAGCACACAGAGACTCAAACCCATGAACTCCTCTCTGTGATGAAGAGGTGTTCCACTCAAGCTCAGAACCTGCAACAG aGTGTTGAGACGCACTGCACCGATCAGCTCTGCAAAGCCAAGGAGGAGCTCTCCTGCCAACAGAAGGCGCTTAAGCAGGCTCTGACAGCTGTGCAGAACCAGATCCTGGATCAGACCGTCCTGGATCAGCAGGAATCTGAGATGCAGGACCACATGGAGAGGAGTCGAAAGCTATTAAACCGCTTCCTGCaggatgagctgcagcaggacgTTCCCACCG GTACTACTCCTCAGCGTAGGGAGTTTGTGTACCCCAGGCAGCTGGTGAAGTCACGGACCCGCATCGAACTACTGGAGATCCTAAGGGGACAGgagaagcaggaggaagaggaagaggaggaggatgaagataaACACAGCCAGGTTGACCAT GACTCTCTGGAAGAAGAACTGAGTATGTGTAAAGAAAGCATAGCCACAGAGCCGTCATTCATCGATGAGAACCTTGTCTTCAATGAGAACAAACGTGTTCCTTTCTTCAAG AAGAAGGGAAGCAAGAAGGAGACGAAGATCCCCACTAGACAAAAAGGGTTGGAGAATGAAAATGCATCTACACCTCAGGAATCAAGACTGCCGCTTCGCAGTCAGAACTAA
- the kif11 gene encoding kinesin-like protein KIF11 isoform X4, translated as MASHNTSGAKREEKGRNIQVVVRCRPFNTMERKSSYGVIDCDQSRREVVVKTGGINDKASRKTYTFDMVFGPAAKQIDVYRSVVCPILDEVIMGYNCTVFAYGQTGTGKTFTMEGERSPDEQFTWEEDPLAGIIPRTLHQIFEKLSENGTEFSVKVSLLEIYNEELFDLLSPSEDVSERLQLFDDPRNKRGVVVKGLEEVTVHNKDEVYQILERGAAKRRTASTLMNAYSSRSHSVFSVTIHMKEITLDGEELVKIGKLNLVDLAGSENIGRSGAVDKRAREAGNINQSLLTLGRVITALVEKRPHVPYRESKLTRILQDSLGGRTKTSIIATVSPSSSNLEETLSTLEYASRAKNIMNKPEVNQKLTKRTLIKEYTEEIERLKRDLAATRDKNGVYLSSENYEGMMGQITAHEEQIAEYTDRIAAIEEELKKVTELFADSKTRLEQCTVDLNDKQQRLAETSRNLQQTKEKLNQEEFICSALTSAQESLYNTAGQLLNTVDSSTSDVSGLHDKLDRKKKVEKHNKQIQQSYSQRMEGMLDNMQRCVQEHGTKHRDMLSGYSQAIDGLLGMNDGALKGALMTIESFVGGIGQLVAEGVSRCQQRVLQQETLCLQDKGKLQQLLEEHQQDMEEILNVQTLKGLSAIKELNDTLVTSLEMQRALANKVEAMKEMGVFFSSQVQELARLREASMEGLSTLQAERDQLANEIKQAKERHQARMTQTIQFLKDQLTLSTMETQRDYTDLHSASTTVQKPLQSLQENFSSGCRVVESQVSTQADLLSSTSSSLASSLRLSADESSQTLKEMTDCCSHLHRCVSDLVERDLQWSFRAREHTETQTHELLSVMKRCSTQAQNLQQSVETHCTDQLCKAKEELSCQQKALKQALTAVQNQILDQTVLDQQESEMQDHMERSRKLLNRFLQDELQQDVPTGTTPQRREFVYPRQLVKSRTRIELLEILRGQEKQEEEEEEEDEDKHSQDSLEEELSMCKESIATEPSFIDENLVFNENKRVPFFKKKGSKKETKIPTRQKGLENENASTPQESRLPLRSQN; from the exons ATGGCTTCACACAACACAAGTGGAGCGAAACGGGAGGAGAAAGGCAGGAACATCCAGGTCGTTGTCAGATGCAG ACCTTTTAACACAATGGAGAGGAAGTCATCTTATGGCGTCATTGACTGTGATCAGAGCAGAAGAGAGGTGGTTGTGAAGACGGGAGGGATCAACGACAAGGCATCACGGAAGACCTACACTTTTGACATG GTTTTTGGTCCAGCTGCTAAGCAGATCGATGTGTACAGGAGCGTAGTTTGTCCCATTCTGGATGAGGTCATTATGGGATACAACTGTACTGTGTTTGC CTATGGTCAGACTGGAACAGGTAAGACCTTCAccatggagggagagaggagccCTGATGAGCAGTTCACCTGGGAGGAG GACCCTCTGGCAGGCATCATCCCTAGAACACTGCACCAGATCTTTGAGAAGCTCTCTGAAAATGGAACTGAGTTCTCAGTTAAAGTCTCCCTGCTGGAGATCTACAACGAGGAGCTGTTTGACTTGCTCAGCCCCAGTGAGGACGTCAGTGAGCGGTTGCAACTATTTGATGACCCCCGTAACAAG cgGGGCGTGGTGGTAAAGGGTCTGGAGGAGGTGACAGTTCACAACAAAGATGAGGTGTATCAGATCCTAGAGAGAGGGGCAGCCAAGAGGAGGACAGCTTCCACCCTCATGAACGCCTACTCCAG TCGCTCCCACTCTGTGTTCTCGGTCACCATCCACATGAAGGAGATCACTCTGGATGGAGAGGAGCTGGTGAAGATTGGCAAACTCAATCTG GTGGATCTTGCTGGCAGTGAGAACATTGGACGTTCAGGTGCAGTGGACAAGCGAGCTCGTGAGGCAGGAAATATCAACCAGTCTTTGCTGACGTTGGGCAGAGTCATCACGGCTCTGGTGGAGAAGAGGCCACATGTCCCATACAG AGAGTCCAAGCTGACCAGGATCTTGCAGGATTCACTGGGAGGACGTACAAAAACGTCCATAATTGCCACTGTGTCGCCATCGTCCAGCAACTTGGAA gAGACTCTGAGCACGCTAGAATATGCGAGCAGAGCCAAGAACATCATGAACAAACCTGAGGTCAACCAGAAACTCACCAAGAGGACGCTAATCAAG GAATACACAGAGGAGATTGAGCGTCTGAAGAGAGACCTGGCTGCCACAAGGGATAAGAATGGAGTTTACCTGTCTTCAGAAAACTATGA GGGTATGATGGGCCAGATCACTGCTCATGAGGAACAGATAGCAGAGTACACAGACCGGATTGCTGCCatagaggaggagctgaagaag GTGACAGAGCTGTTTGCGGACAGTAAAACCAGACTGGAGCAGTGCACTGTCGACCTGAATGACAAGCAGCAGAG gctagCGGAGACTAGCCGAAACCTGCAGCAGACCAAAGAGAAGCTGAACCAGGAGGAGTTTATTTGCTCAGCGCTCACCTCAGCCCAGGAAAGCCTCTACAACACAGCTGGGCAG CTGCTGAACACAGTTGATTCCAGCACCAGTGATGTGTCGGGTCTCCATGATAAGttggacaggaagaagaag GTGGAGAAGCACAACAAGCAGATCCAGCAGAGTTATTCTCAGCGTATGGAGGGAATGCTTGATAACATGCAGCGCTGTGTTCAGGAGCATGGGACCAAACACCGTGACATGCTGAGCGGCTACTCGCAGGCTATCG ATGGTTTGCTTGGTATGAACGACGGGGCCCTGAAGGGAGCTCTGATGACTATAGAGTCCTTTGTGGGCGGAATTGGGCAATTGGTGGCTGAGGGTGTATCTCGATGTCAGCAGAgagtgctgcagcaggagaccCTGTGTTTACAAGACAAGGGGAAACTGCAGCAGCTACTG gaAGAGCATCAGCAGGACATGGAGGAGATCTTAAATGTTCAGACTCTGAAGGGTTTATCAGCCATCAAGGAGCTCAATGACACTCTGGTGACTTCATTAGAGATGCAGCGAGCTCTGGCCAACAAG GTGGAGGCCATGAAGGAGATGGGTGTGTTTTTCAGCAGCCAGGTTCAGGAGCTGGCACGGCTGCGGGAGGCCTCCATGGAAGGTTTGAGCACCCTGCAAGCTGAACGTGACCAACTGGCAAATGAGATCAAACAGGCAAAGGAGAGACACCAGGCG CGTATGACACAGACCATCCAGTTCCTTAAGGACCAGCTCACCCTGTCGACCATGGAGACCCAGAGGGACTACACTGATCTGCACTCAGCTTCCACAACTGTACAGAAACCTCTCCAGAGCCTCCAGGAGAACTTCAGCAG TGGTTGCAGGGTAGTCGAGAGCCAGGTCTCAACCCAGGCAGAccttctctcctccacctcctcttccctcGCCTCTTCGCTGCGCCTAAGTGCTGACGAAAGCAGCCAGACACTGAAGGAGATGACAGACTGCTGCTCTCACCTCCACCGCTGTGTGTCTG ATCTGGTGGAACGTGACCTCCAGTGGAGCTTCAGAGCCAGGGAGCACACAGAGACTCAAACCCATGAACTCCTCTCTGTGATGAAGAGGTGTTCCACTCAAGCTCAGAACCTGCAACAG aGTGTTGAGACGCACTGCACCGATCAGCTCTGCAAAGCCAAGGAGGAGCTCTCCTGCCAACAGAAGGCGCTTAAGCAGGCTCTGACAGCTGTGCAGAACCAGATCCTGGATCAGACCGTCCTGGATCAGCAGGAATCTGAGATGCAGGACCACATGGAGAGGAGTCGAAAGCTATTAAACCGCTTCCTGCaggatgagctgcagcaggacgTTCCCACCG GTACTACTCCTCAGCGTAGGGAGTTTGTGTACCCCAGGCAGCTGGTGAAGTCACGGACCCGCATCGAACTACTGGAGATCCTAAGGGGACAGgagaagcaggaggaagaggaagaggaggaggatgaagataaACACAGCCAG GACTCTCTGGAAGAAGAACTGAGTATGTGTAAAGAAAGCATAGCCACAGAGCCGTCATTCATCGATGAGAACCTTGTCTTCAATGAGAACAAACGTGTTCCTTTCTTCAAG AAGAAGGGAAGCAAGAAGGAGACGAAGATCCCCACTAGACAAAAAGGGTTGGAGAATGAAAATGCATCTACACCTCAGGAATCAAGACTGCCGCTTCGCAGTCAGAACTAA
- the kif11 gene encoding kinesin-like protein KIF11 isoform X3, with translation MASHNTSGAKREEKGRNIQVVVRCRPFNTMERKSSYGVIDCDQSRREVVVKTGGINDKASRKTYTFDMVFGPAAKQIDVYRSVVCPILDEVIMGYNCTVFAYGQTGTGKTFTMEGERSPDEQFTWEEDPLAGIIPRTLHQIFEKLSENGTEFSVKVSLLEIYNEELFDLLSPSEDVSERLQLFDDPRNKRGVVVKGLEEVTVHNKDEVYQILERGAAKRRTASTLMNAYSSRSHSVFSVTIHMKEITLDGEELVKIGKLNLVDLAGSENIGRSGAVDKRAREAGNINQSLLTLGRVITALVEKRPHVPYRESKLTRILQDSLGGRTKTSIIATVSPSSSNLEETLSTLEYASRAKNIMNKPEVNQKLTKRTLIKEYTEEIERLKRDLAATRDKNGVYLSSENYEGMMGQITAHEEQIAEYTDRIAAIEEELKKVTELFADSKTRLEQCTVDLNDKQQRLAETSRNLQQTKEKLNQEEFICSALTSAQESLYNTAGQLLNTVDSSTSDVSGLHDKLDRKKKVEKHNKQIQQSYSQRMEGMLDNMQRCVQEHGTKHRDMLSGYSQAIDGLLGMNDGALKGALMTIESFVGGIGQLVAEGVSRCQQRVLQQETLCLQDKGKLQQLLEEHQQDMEEILNVQTLKGLSAIKELNDTLVTSLEMQRALANKVEAMKEMGVFFSSQVQELARLREASMEGLSTLQAERDQLANEIKQAKERHQARMTQTIQFLKDQLTLSTMETQRDYTDLHSASTTVQKPLQSLQENFSSGCRVVESQVSTQADLLSSTSSSLASSLRLSADESSQTLKEMTDCCSHLHRCVSDLVERDLQWSFRAREHTETQTHELLSVMKRCSTQAQNLQQSVETHCTDQLCKAKEELSCQQKALKQALTAVQNQILDQTVLDQQESEMQDHMERSRKLLNRFLQDELQQDVPTGTTPQRREFVYPRQLVKSRTRIELLEILRGQEKQEEEEEEEDEDKHSQDSLEEELSMCKESIATEPSFIDENLVFNENKRVPFFKQKKGSKKETKIPTRQKGLENENASTPQESRLPLRSQN, from the exons ATGGCTTCACACAACACAAGTGGAGCGAAACGGGAGGAGAAAGGCAGGAACATCCAGGTCGTTGTCAGATGCAG ACCTTTTAACACAATGGAGAGGAAGTCATCTTATGGCGTCATTGACTGTGATCAGAGCAGAAGAGAGGTGGTTGTGAAGACGGGAGGGATCAACGACAAGGCATCACGGAAGACCTACACTTTTGACATG GTTTTTGGTCCAGCTGCTAAGCAGATCGATGTGTACAGGAGCGTAGTTTGTCCCATTCTGGATGAGGTCATTATGGGATACAACTGTACTGTGTTTGC CTATGGTCAGACTGGAACAGGTAAGACCTTCAccatggagggagagaggagccCTGATGAGCAGTTCACCTGGGAGGAG GACCCTCTGGCAGGCATCATCCCTAGAACACTGCACCAGATCTTTGAGAAGCTCTCTGAAAATGGAACTGAGTTCTCAGTTAAAGTCTCCCTGCTGGAGATCTACAACGAGGAGCTGTTTGACTTGCTCAGCCCCAGTGAGGACGTCAGTGAGCGGTTGCAACTATTTGATGACCCCCGTAACAAG cgGGGCGTGGTGGTAAAGGGTCTGGAGGAGGTGACAGTTCACAACAAAGATGAGGTGTATCAGATCCTAGAGAGAGGGGCAGCCAAGAGGAGGACAGCTTCCACCCTCATGAACGCCTACTCCAG TCGCTCCCACTCTGTGTTCTCGGTCACCATCCACATGAAGGAGATCACTCTGGATGGAGAGGAGCTGGTGAAGATTGGCAAACTCAATCTG GTGGATCTTGCTGGCAGTGAGAACATTGGACGTTCAGGTGCAGTGGACAAGCGAGCTCGTGAGGCAGGAAATATCAACCAGTCTTTGCTGACGTTGGGCAGAGTCATCACGGCTCTGGTGGAGAAGAGGCCACATGTCCCATACAG AGAGTCCAAGCTGACCAGGATCTTGCAGGATTCACTGGGAGGACGTACAAAAACGTCCATAATTGCCACTGTGTCGCCATCGTCCAGCAACTTGGAA gAGACTCTGAGCACGCTAGAATATGCGAGCAGAGCCAAGAACATCATGAACAAACCTGAGGTCAACCAGAAACTCACCAAGAGGACGCTAATCAAG GAATACACAGAGGAGATTGAGCGTCTGAAGAGAGACCTGGCTGCCACAAGGGATAAGAATGGAGTTTACCTGTCTTCAGAAAACTATGA GGGTATGATGGGCCAGATCACTGCTCATGAGGAACAGATAGCAGAGTACACAGACCGGATTGCTGCCatagaggaggagctgaagaag GTGACAGAGCTGTTTGCGGACAGTAAAACCAGACTGGAGCAGTGCACTGTCGACCTGAATGACAAGCAGCAGAG gctagCGGAGACTAGCCGAAACCTGCAGCAGACCAAAGAGAAGCTGAACCAGGAGGAGTTTATTTGCTCAGCGCTCACCTCAGCCCAGGAAAGCCTCTACAACACAGCTGGGCAG CTGCTGAACACAGTTGATTCCAGCACCAGTGATGTGTCGGGTCTCCATGATAAGttggacaggaagaagaag GTGGAGAAGCACAACAAGCAGATCCAGCAGAGTTATTCTCAGCGTATGGAGGGAATGCTTGATAACATGCAGCGCTGTGTTCAGGAGCATGGGACCAAACACCGTGACATGCTGAGCGGCTACTCGCAGGCTATCG ATGGTTTGCTTGGTATGAACGACGGGGCCCTGAAGGGAGCTCTGATGACTATAGAGTCCTTTGTGGGCGGAATTGGGCAATTGGTGGCTGAGGGTGTATCTCGATGTCAGCAGAgagtgctgcagcaggagaccCTGTGTTTACAAGACAAGGGGAAACTGCAGCAGCTACTG gaAGAGCATCAGCAGGACATGGAGGAGATCTTAAATGTTCAGACTCTGAAGGGTTTATCAGCCATCAAGGAGCTCAATGACACTCTGGTGACTTCATTAGAGATGCAGCGAGCTCTGGCCAACAAG GTGGAGGCCATGAAGGAGATGGGTGTGTTTTTCAGCAGCCAGGTTCAGGAGCTGGCACGGCTGCGGGAGGCCTCCATGGAAGGTTTGAGCACCCTGCAAGCTGAACGTGACCAACTGGCAAATGAGATCAAACAGGCAAAGGAGAGACACCAGGCG CGTATGACACAGACCATCCAGTTCCTTAAGGACCAGCTCACCCTGTCGACCATGGAGACCCAGAGGGACTACACTGATCTGCACTCAGCTTCCACAACTGTACAGAAACCTCTCCAGAGCCTCCAGGAGAACTTCAGCAG TGGTTGCAGGGTAGTCGAGAGCCAGGTCTCAACCCAGGCAGAccttctctcctccacctcctcttccctcGCCTCTTCGCTGCGCCTAAGTGCTGACGAAAGCAGCCAGACACTGAAGGAGATGACAGACTGCTGCTCTCACCTCCACCGCTGTGTGTCTG ATCTGGTGGAACGTGACCTCCAGTGGAGCTTCAGAGCCAGGGAGCACACAGAGACTCAAACCCATGAACTCCTCTCTGTGATGAAGAGGTGTTCCACTCAAGCTCAGAACCTGCAACAG aGTGTTGAGACGCACTGCACCGATCAGCTCTGCAAAGCCAAGGAGGAGCTCTCCTGCCAACAGAAGGCGCTTAAGCAGGCTCTGACAGCTGTGCAGAACCAGATCCTGGATCAGACCGTCCTGGATCAGCAGGAATCTGAGATGCAGGACCACATGGAGAGGAGTCGAAAGCTATTAAACCGCTTCCTGCaggatgagctgcagcaggacgTTCCCACCG GTACTACTCCTCAGCGTAGGGAGTTTGTGTACCCCAGGCAGCTGGTGAAGTCACGGACCCGCATCGAACTACTGGAGATCCTAAGGGGACAGgagaagcaggaggaagaggaagaggaggaggatgaagataaACACAGCCAG GACTCTCTGGAAGAAGAACTGAGTATGTGTAAAGAAAGCATAGCCACAGAGCCGTCATTCATCGATGAGAACCTTGTCTTCAATGAGAACAAACGTGTTCCTTTCTTCAAG CAGAAGAAGGGAAGCAAGAAGGAGACGAAGATCCCCACTAGACAAAAAGGGTTGGAGAATGAAAATGCATCTACACCTCAGGAATCAAGACTGCCGCTTCGCAGTCAGAACTAA